The proteins below come from a single Chitinophaga pinensis DSM 2588 genomic window:
- a CDS encoding SDR family oxidoreductase, producing the protein MRVFVTGASGFVGSAVVKELINAGHHVLGLARSEAAAKKITALGADVHLGDLADPESLLTAVANVDGVIHTGFNHDFSKFAENCELDRKAIEAMGGVLAGTRKPFIITSAIGVLTSVDRLLTEDDKPSPASHNPRVASELAAGELVAKGIKVAVVRLPTTVHGEGDRSGLVPIMMRLATEKGYTAYKDDGLNRWPAVHVLDTARLYRLIVEKEYPAGTVVHAITEEGLYFKDIATAIGKRLNLPTESKSREAAPDYFGWFSHFAGLNCAASSQQTQAFFGWHPQHATLMEDLQGTVYFSEKK; encoded by the coding sequence ATGCGTGTATTTGTAACAGGAGCCTCCGGATTTGTGGGGTCCGCAGTCGTAAAAGAATTAATTAACGCCGGGCATCATGTCCTGGGACTGGCCCGTTCTGAAGCAGCCGCGAAAAAAATCACTGCCTTGGGTGCTGATGTGCATCTTGGAGACCTGGCAGACCCTGAAAGCCTGTTGACGGCCGTTGCGAATGTTGACGGAGTGATCCATACAGGTTTCAATCACGACTTCTCAAAATTTGCAGAAAATTGCGAACTTGATCGTAAAGCAATTGAAGCAATGGGTGGTGTGTTAGCAGGGACAAGGAAGCCCTTTATTATCACTTCCGCTATCGGTGTGCTAACTTCGGTGGACAGACTGCTGACAGAAGATGATAAGCCTTCTCCAGCCAGCCATAATCCAAGAGTCGCCTCCGAACTGGCTGCCGGTGAACTGGTCGCAAAAGGAATAAAAGTCGCTGTTGTACGTTTACCGACTACCGTACATGGAGAAGGGGACCGTAGTGGGTTAGTACCAATTATGATGCGACTTGCAACAGAAAAAGGGTATACCGCCTATAAGGATGATGGCCTCAACCGTTGGCCCGCTGTACATGTGCTGGATACGGCGCGTTTATACAGATTAATAGTAGAGAAAGAATATCCAGCCGGCACCGTCGTTCATGCCATTACAGAAGAAGGGCTTTACTTTAAAGACATCGCTACCGCAATCGGAAAGCGGTTAAATCTGCCGACAGAAAGTAAGTCGCGGGAAGCAGCACCGGATTACTTTGGATGGTTTTCCCATTTTGCCGGATTAAATTGCGCGGCTTCCTCACAGCAGACACAAGCCTTCTTCGGCTGGCATCCGCAACATGCGACGTTGATGGAAGACCTGCAGGGGACTGTTTATTTTTCTGAAAAAAAATAA
- a CDS encoding multiheme c-type cytochrome, whose protein sequence is MKGLIFLLLLSFIWIGSIICSAWRPPAVPQEMPAFAGSEACKSCHRDIFNDTRHTAHYLSSALPDDAHIKGSFAAGKNEFVYNQWMVLVLEKKKDLFLQTAYMNGIPTEQRAFGLVIGSGRKGQTYLYWDKNNLYQLPVSYYAPANDWCNSPGYPLNYIRFYRPIPATCLECHASYAAAQVKKDGSTSFNKKSILYGIDCERCHGPAAAHVAFHTQHPDEKAANSIISTKQLSRQQRLDACALCHSGLRKQLQPAFSFTVGQRLDDFSVPNYDVDTAGGLDVHGNQYGLLTASKCFKMSAQLDCSSCHNVHINERHDMATFSQRCLNCHATHDTCTVKASAGVMLKDNCIDCHMPQLPSKKITLKLASATAVTPDLVRTHRVGIYP, encoded by the coding sequence ATGAAAGGTCTGATATTCCTGCTGCTCCTTTCTTTCATCTGGATCGGCAGTATCATCTGCTCTGCATGGCGTCCTCCTGCTGTACCACAGGAAATGCCCGCATTTGCCGGTTCGGAAGCCTGTAAATCCTGTCATCGCGATATCTTCAATGATACACGTCATACGGCCCACTATCTTAGTTCCGCTTTACCCGATGATGCGCATATCAAAGGCAGCTTTGCTGCCGGCAAAAATGAATTTGTGTATAATCAGTGGATGGTATTGGTACTGGAAAAGAAGAAAGATCTTTTCTTGCAGACCGCCTACATGAATGGTATTCCTACAGAACAACGCGCTTTCGGTCTGGTCATCGGCTCAGGCAGAAAGGGACAGACATATCTCTATTGGGATAAAAATAACCTGTATCAGTTACCCGTCTCTTATTACGCTCCTGCTAATGACTGGTGCAATAGTCCGGGATATCCGCTGAATTACATCCGTTTTTACAGACCTATCCCTGCTACCTGCCTGGAATGTCATGCCAGTTATGCTGCAGCACAGGTAAAGAAAGACGGGAGTACCAGTTTCAATAAGAAATCTATCCTATATGGTATCGACTGTGAAAGATGCCATGGCCCGGCAGCTGCACATGTGGCTTTTCACACACAGCATCCGGATGAAAAGGCAGCCAATAGTATCATCAGTACCAAACAGCTGTCAAGACAGCAACGTCTCGATGCCTGTGCTTTGTGTCACTCCGGCTTAAGGAAGCAATTACAGCCTGCTTTTTCATTTACGGTCGGACAAAGACTTGACGACTTTTCAGTGCCGAATTATGATGTAGATACTGCCGGCGGACTGGATGTACACGGTAACCAATACGGTCTGCTGACTGCCAGCAAATGCTTTAAGATGTCCGCACAACTTGATTGTAGCTCCTGTCACAACGTACATATCAACGAGAGACATGATATGGCTACGTTCTCACAACGTTGTCTCAATTGCCATGCTACACATGATACGTGTACAGTGAAGGCATCCGCAGGTGTGATGTTAAAGGATAATTGTATCGACTGCCATATGCCGCAATTGCCTTCAAAGAAGATCACCTTGAAACTTGCCAGTGCAACGGCTGTTACGCCGGATCTTGTGCGTACACACCGTGTCGGGATCTACCCATAA
- a CDS encoding AAA family ATPase: MWTITDNKSWAHLEERYDWVRDMQHVPQDPVHHAEGNVAIHTQLVLEALQEQGAYQVLSAQDQEILWAAALLHDVEKRSTTIIESDGHITSAGHARRGEGTARQILYREIATPFHIREQIAKLVRFHSLPLWLLERRDPLHTIIQASLQVNTAHLALLARADMLGRIAADKEDMLYRIDCFEEYCKEHQCWGTAWPFENADARMHYLHRGDSAPGYVPYHSPAVKVVIMSGLPGAGKDTYVMQHFKQPDWEIVSLDDIRVKMKISPTDKSGNGTVVQVAKEQARVCLRNKRSFVWNATNTTHQMREQLIALCLQYDAHVTVIYVEVPHKELFRQNGGREAIVPAPVMHKLIGKLEIPDLTEAHEVVYHVR; the protein is encoded by the coding sequence ATGTGGACCATCACCGATAATAAATCATGGGCACACCTGGAAGAACGTTACGACTGGGTGCGTGATATGCAACATGTCCCGCAGGATCCGGTACATCATGCGGAAGGCAATGTGGCAATACACACACAGCTAGTGCTGGAAGCATTGCAGGAGCAGGGCGCTTATCAGGTATTGTCTGCACAGGACCAGGAAATACTCTGGGCAGCGGCATTGCTGCACGATGTGGAGAAACGCAGCACAACGATTATTGAGTCCGACGGACATATCACTTCTGCCGGTCATGCCCGCAGGGGAGAAGGGACCGCACGCCAGATATTGTACCGGGAAATAGCGACGCCTTTTCACATACGGGAGCAGATTGCCAAACTGGTAAGGTTTCACAGTCTGCCTTTATGGCTACTGGAAAGAAGAGATCCTTTGCATACCATTATCCAGGCATCGTTGCAGGTAAATACAGCCCATCTGGCATTGCTGGCCCGCGCGGATATGCTGGGCCGTATTGCAGCGGATAAAGAAGACATGTTATACCGCATTGATTGCTTTGAGGAATATTGTAAAGAGCATCAATGCTGGGGGACTGCCTGGCCATTTGAAAACGCAGACGCGCGTATGCATTATCTGCATAGAGGAGATAGTGCCCCCGGTTATGTGCCTTACCATTCACCTGCCGTGAAAGTGGTGATCATGAGCGGTCTGCCCGGCGCCGGTAAGGATACTTATGTAATGCAACATTTTAAACAGCCGGATTGGGAGATCGTTTCGCTGGATGATATCCGCGTAAAAATGAAGATCAGTCCGACGGATAAAAGTGGGAACGGCACTGTTGTACAGGTAGCCAAAGAACAGGCCAGAGTATGCCTGCGCAACAAGCGTTCTTTTGTATGGAATGCGACCAATACCACGCACCAGATGCGGGAACAGTTGATCGCACTTTGCTTACAATATGACGCGCATGTCACTGTGATATACGTTGAGGTACCCCATAAGGAGCTATTCCGGCAGAACGGCGGGAGAGAGGCGATTGTTCCTGCTCCGGTCATGCATAAGCTGATCGGAAAACTCGAAATTCCTGATCTCACGGAAGCACACGAGGTAGTGTATCACGTACGCTAA
- a CDS encoding RNA ligase family protein → MRRYWQLIKHDLGSLEIFLENLYAVHSIAYGQLDHHFYVFAVRENGHWLSWEETCFYAAMLDLPTVPVIRQLTAPQHKADFENEILTIVKGTGSFDAHDAATGAPATMEGVVTRNAAGFPVSAFAENVFKYVRKGHVKTDVHWTRNWRRAALKYEGGNYVDHHR, encoded by the coding sequence CTGCGCCGTTACTGGCAACTGATAAAACATGACCTGGGCAGCCTGGAAATATTTCTGGAAAACCTGTATGCGGTACATTCTATCGCTTACGGTCAACTTGATCATCATTTTTATGTATTCGCTGTCAGAGAAAACGGTCACTGGCTTAGCTGGGAAGAAACCTGCTTTTACGCAGCCATGCTTGACCTGCCGACGGTGCCTGTTATCAGACAATTGACAGCGCCACAACATAAAGCAGACTTCGAAAATGAGATTCTGACCATTGTAAAAGGCACTGGCAGCTTCGATGCACATGATGCTGCTACTGGTGCGCCAGCAACAATGGAAGGAGTTGTTACGCGTAATGCCGCAGGATTTCCTGTGTCTGCATTCGCAGAAAATGTATTTAAATATGTAAGAAAAGGGCACGTGAAAACAGATGTGCACTGGACGCGCAACTGGCGCAGAGCAGCCCTTAAATATGAAGGAGGTAATTATGTGGACCATCACCGATAA
- a CDS encoding RNA ligase family protein — translation MAISEKYGRTYHFPFSPGTTSDDRIQHDYWQHITAIPQLIHTEKLDGENNCLSRYGVFARSHVAPTTSP, via the coding sequence ATGGCTATTTCTGAGAAATATGGCCGTACCTATCATTTTCCGTTCTCGCCTGGTACGACCAGCGATGACCGTATACAGCATGATTATTGGCAACACATTACAGCCATCCCTCAGCTGATACACACGGAAAAACTGGACGGCGAAAATAATTGCCTGTCCCGCTATGGTGTATTTGCACGCTCACATGTAGCGCCCACAACATCTCCGTGA
- a CDS encoding glucoamylase family protein produces the protein MRNSLFFSLLVISIPAMMSCGGSSSHQSTKDSTATDTLALSADSIFNIVEEQTFQYFWDGAEPVSGMARERYHVDGNYPENDMNVVTSGGSGFGVMALLVGIERGYISREQGLERLMKIVSFLEKADRFHGAWPHWLYGETGKVKPFGQKDNGGDLVETSFMIQGLLCVRQYFANGNEQEKALAARIDQLWKAVEFSWYRNGKNVLYWHWSPNYKWQMNFPVTGYNECLIMYILAAASPTHGIPAEVYHEGWAKSGAIKDSINAYGHTLKLSHNFAKEYGGPLFWSHYSYLGLDPHGLKDRYADYWENNLNHVLINREWCIQNPKHYKGYGPDSWGLTASYSVKGYAAHAPGENNDLGVISPTAALSSMPYTPEYSKQAMVHWYNDMRTKIFGKYGFYDAFSETENWYPQQYLAIDQGPIVVMMENYRSGLLWKLFMSCPEVQAGLKKLDFQSPYLK, from the coding sequence ATGAGAAACTCACTATTCTTCAGTTTGCTGGTGATAAGCATACCAGCGATGATGTCATGTGGAGGTTCCTCCTCCCACCAGTCTACAAAAGACAGCACGGCCACAGATACCCTGGCTTTATCAGCAGATTCCATTTTTAATATCGTGGAAGAACAAACCTTCCAGTATTTCTGGGATGGTGCAGAACCCGTTAGTGGTATGGCAAGGGAACGTTATCATGTAGACGGTAATTATCCGGAGAATGACATGAATGTAGTGACCTCCGGTGGTAGTGGTTTTGGTGTGATGGCTTTACTCGTGGGTATTGAAAGAGGATATATCAGCAGAGAACAGGGGCTGGAACGGTTGATGAAGATCGTTTCGTTCCTGGAGAAGGCGGACAGATTTCACGGCGCATGGCCACACTGGTTGTATGGAGAGACAGGAAAAGTGAAGCCATTCGGACAAAAAGACAATGGCGGAGATCTCGTAGAGACCTCTTTTATGATACAAGGGCTGCTTTGCGTCAGACAATATTTTGCCAATGGCAACGAACAGGAAAAAGCGCTGGCTGCCAGGATTGATCAGTTATGGAAAGCGGTAGAGTTTAGCTGGTATAGAAACGGCAAAAATGTGCTCTACTGGCACTGGTCGCCTAATTATAAATGGCAGATGAACTTCCCCGTGACCGGTTATAATGAATGCCTGATCATGTATATATTGGCAGCGGCCTCTCCTACACATGGTATTCCTGCAGAGGTATATCATGAAGGATGGGCGAAAAGCGGCGCTATAAAGGATAGTATCAACGCCTATGGACATACGTTGAAATTATCGCACAACTTTGCGAAAGAATACGGCGGACCTTTATTCTGGTCCCACTATTCTTACCTCGGACTGGATCCCCATGGACTAAAAGACCGCTATGCGGATTACTGGGAAAATAATCTCAACCATGTACTGATCAACAGAGAATGGTGTATACAGAATCCGAAGCATTATAAGGGCTACGGTCCCGACAGCTGGGGATTAACTGCCAGCTATTCTGTAAAAGGATATGCAGCACATGCACCCGGCGAAAACAATGACCTGGGTGTCATATCTCCCACGGCGGCACTGTCTTCAATGCCTTATACACCGGAGTATTCCAAACAGGCCATGGTACACTGGTACAATGATATGCGGACGAAAATCTTTGGAAAATATGGCTTTTACGATGCCTTCAGTGAAACAGAGAACTGGTATCCACAGCAGTACCTGGCAATAGATCAGGGACCTATCGTTGTGATGATGGAGAACTATCGTAGCGGTCTGCTATGGAAACTATTCATGAGTTGTCCTGAAGTACAGGCCGGCCTGAAGAAACTTGATTTCCAGAGCCCTTACCTGAAGTGA
- a CDS encoding acyltransferase family protein: MSQVSAPGKHFTGLDHLRAFAITFVFLYHFRIFKHPDWIDTIGGFGWTGVDLFFVLSGYLISSQLFAQINRHETISFREFFLKRFFRIIPAYLTVLALYVFLPVFREKEAMAPLWKYLTFTQNIGLHLKDRGTFSHAWSLCIEEQFYFILPLLLIMLVRWKALKVGPWLIGLIFIGGFAIRLFSWHTIVAPALERDDAWVTWYMWMYYPTFTRLDGLLTGVAIAAVFAFLPAVKEKITSLGNKLLLIGLILLVSAWFLCEDPMSFGASIFGFPLIALGYGCIVAGAVSESSFLYKRKLAFTTTLAMLSYGIYLSHKGIIHLTQLALEKMGITADGNLSFVICIATCVSAAFLLNIMVEKPFLKLRERVLSKLTSGKGSGNQVSSGRPVLQDNS; encoded by the coding sequence ATGTCACAAGTATCCGCCCCTGGTAAACACTTTACCGGATTAGACCATTTGCGCGCCTTCGCAATCACCTTCGTATTTCTGTACCATTTCCGTATTTTCAAACATCCCGACTGGATTGATACTATCGGCGGCTTCGGATGGACAGGCGTTGACCTGTTCTTCGTACTCAGCGGTTATCTGATTTCTTCACAACTGTTTGCGCAGATCAACCGTCATGAAACGATCTCCTTCCGGGAGTTTTTTCTCAAACGTTTTTTCAGGATCATTCCGGCTTATCTGACTGTCCTGGCACTGTATGTTTTTCTGCCGGTATTCCGTGAGAAAGAAGCCATGGCGCCGCTCTGGAAGTATCTCACTTTTACGCAGAATATAGGTCTGCACCTGAAAGACCGCGGGACTTTCTCACATGCCTGGTCGCTTTGTATTGAGGAACAGTTCTATTTTATCCTGCCCTTATTACTGATCATGCTGGTGCGTTGGAAGGCACTGAAAGTAGGTCCCTGGCTGATAGGACTGATCTTTATCGGTGGATTTGCCATCCGTCTTTTCTCCTGGCATACGATTGTAGCACCAGCATTGGAGAGAGATGATGCATGGGTCACCTGGTATATGTGGATGTACTATCCCACTTTTACCCGTCTCGATGGGCTGCTGACGGGCGTAGCTATAGCAGCGGTATTTGCTTTCCTGCCTGCTGTAAAAGAGAAGATCACTTCCCTGGGTAATAAATTGCTGCTGATCGGATTGATCCTGCTCGTAAGTGCATGGTTCCTTTGTGAAGATCCTATGAGTTTTGGCGCTTCTATCTTCGGTTTCCCGCTGATCGCCCTGGGGTATGGTTGTATTGTTGCCGGCGCAGTCAGTGAAAGTAGTTTCCTGTATAAAAGAAAACTGGCTTTCACCACTACATTGGCGATGTTGTCATATGGTATTTACCTTTCTCATAAAGGCATTATCCATCTCACACAGTTAGCCTTAGAAAAGATGGGGATAACGGCTGACGGCAATCTCTCTTTTGTGATCTGTATTGCAACATGTGTGTCGGCGGCATTCCTCCTGAATATCATGGTGGAAAAGCCTTTCCTCAAATTGCGTGAGCGTGTCTTATCAAAACTCACTTCAGGTAAGGGCTCTGGAAATCAAGTTTCTTCAGGCCGGCCTGTACTTCAGGACAACTCATGA
- a CDS encoding DUF1080 domain-containing protein yields the protein MKKLFTCGLLLLTLSGMAQKKANKGWVQLFNGKDLTGWDIKIKGHDLNDNYGNTFRVEDGLLKVRYDQYTNFNEQYGHIFYNKNYSAYVVVVEYRFVGEQVAGGPGWALRNSGIMLQGQSAASMGKNQDFPISLEEQLLGGNGTDPRSTSNLCTPGTNVVMNGKLITEHCISSTSKTYDGEQWVRAGALVLGDSVIKHFVFNDTVIVYNKPQTGGGNVEDADSTLVAAGRPLREGSISLQSESHPVDFRKVELYDLSPYVNDPVKLEAVLRQLQKQGMKKK from the coding sequence ATGAAAAAACTATTCACGTGCGGGCTGCTGCTGCTCACACTCTCAGGAATGGCGCAAAAAAAGGCGAATAAGGGTTGGGTTCAGCTTTTCAATGGAAAGGACCTGACAGGCTGGGATATCAAGATTAAAGGCCATGATCTGAATGATAACTATGGAAACACCTTCCGCGTAGAAGACGGATTGCTGAAAGTACGCTATGACCAGTACACCAACTTTAATGAGCAATACGGTCATATCTTTTATAATAAGAACTATTCCGCCTATGTGGTTGTGGTGGAATACCGCTTTGTCGGCGAACAGGTAGCCGGTGGTCCCGGATGGGCGCTGCGCAACAGTGGTATCATGCTACAGGGACAGTCGGCTGCCAGCATGGGTAAAAACCAGGATTTCCCGATCTCCCTGGAAGAACAGCTGTTAGGAGGAAATGGCACGGATCCCCGTTCTACGTCTAACCTCTGTACACCAGGTACAAACGTAGTGATGAATGGAAAACTGATCACAGAACATTGTATCTCTTCGACTTCAAAAACTTATGATGGTGAACAGTGGGTGCGGGCAGGTGCACTGGTACTGGGCGATTCCGTCATTAAACATTTCGTGTTTAATGATACCGTAATCGTGTATAATAAACCGCAGACCGGTGGTGGTAACGTGGAAGATGCGGATAGCACGCTGGTAGCAGCAGGACGTCCGCTGAGAGAGGGTTCTATCTCCCTGCAGAGCGAAAGCCATCCCGTTGATTTCAGGAAAGTAGAATTGTATGACCTGTCTCCGTATGTAAACGATCCGGTAAAACTGGAAGCCGTTTTAAGACAACTACAGAAACAGGGCATGAAGAAGAAATAA
- a CDS encoding SRPBCC family protein, whose protein sequence is MNTYRSLNGHGEPRATWLYEQSNVLNVSRQGRIASVVGGALLTASGINNITKHPFRSLLRLIAGGYLLYRGISGNCPVSAYAGRRMSDRHNSTVNVRAKFIVDKPRDEVYAFWRRLENLPHFMRHLASITEHDDYHSHWIVKGPGGIGTLEWDAEIIKDEEGALIGWRSAPGSNIATAGKVTFSDALDGGTEIEVVIAYRPPAGYVGTGLAWLLNSAFHRMVEKDVMRFKHYVETGEITA, encoded by the coding sequence ATGAATACATACAGAAGTTTAAACGGACACGGCGAGCCCCGCGCTACATGGCTCTATGAGCAGTCGAATGTCCTGAATGTAAGCAGGCAGGGGCGTATTGCATCTGTTGTCGGCGGCGCGTTGCTGACGGCTTCAGGTATCAACAATATTACGAAACATCCTTTCAGAAGTCTGCTGAGACTGATAGCCGGTGGTTATCTGCTGTACAGAGGCATATCAGGAAATTGTCCTGTATCCGCTTATGCCGGCAGAAGAATGAGTGACAGACACAACAGCACCGTTAACGTACGGGCTAAATTCATTGTAGACAAACCACGGGATGAGGTGTATGCCTTCTGGCGCAGACTGGAAAACCTTCCTCATTTCATGCGTCATCTGGCATCTATCACAGAGCACGATGACTATCACTCTCACTGGATCGTAAAAGGTCCCGGCGGAATAGGTACACTGGAATGGGATGCCGAGATCATCAAGGATGAAGAAGGCGCCCTCATCGGCTGGCGTTCTGCACCAGGCTCTAATATTGCCACCGCAGGTAAGGTAACATTCTCAGATGCACTAGACGGTGGTACAGAAATAGAAGTAGTGATCGCCTATCGTCCACCCGCAGGATATGTCGGTACCGGACTTGCCTGGTTGCTGAACAGCGCTTTTCACAGGATGGTAGAAAAAGATGTGATGCGTTTCAAACATTATGTAGAAACCGGAGAGATTACTGCCTGA
- a CDS encoding YtxH domain-containing protein: protein MSTAKILCGALAGVAAGLAIGLLTAPDSGEETRRKIRKSAHQLQGRVKKILGKGADGLTELKYIFEHEVTGLKDDVKERILTLLDESIETFNSFKKEAKEAV from the coding sequence ATGAGCACTGCGAAAATTTTATGTGGCGCATTGGCTGGTGTCGCGGCAGGATTGGCTATCGGATTATTAACTGCTCCTGATAGCGGTGAAGAAACAAGAAGAAAGATCAGAAAATCCGCCCATCAGTTGCAGGGCCGCGTAAAGAAAATATTGGGCAAAGGCGCAGATGGATTAACTGAGTTGAAATATATTTTCGAACACGAGGTAACAGGTCTGAAAGACGACGTGAAGGAGCGAATCCTGACATTACTGGACGAGTCTATTGAAACATTCAACAGCTTTAAGAAAGAAGCAAAAGAAGCTGTATAA
- a CDS encoding peroxiredoxin family protein yields the protein MKKIWLLLCLPAFIFGTQLEKWDLEPGVWQASLHRKDGADIVFNFEVKDSARKKLIYVLNANDRLLVDDVKVQGDSVFIKMPFFDSEFRASFTKGGQIQGSWIRHLADRDVSIPFTAAHNVKQRFEQHTPAKGNVTGRWSTWFTSPGKSDSSFAVGEFRQQGNTVHGTFLTSTGDYRFLEGIVDGDTLKLSTFDGSHAYYFTALVKDNFLENGVFYAGIGDGKEEWTAVKDDKAALPDETSLAAAKPGSGRPNFSFPDINGKKVSFSDKRFENKVVVITIMGSWCPNCMDETGFLSEWYKSNKARGVEVIGLSYERTTDFAKSQKALQGFLKRFDVNYPVLITGVTVSDPERTEKTIPQITKIKGFPTTIFIDKKGNVREVHTGFSGPGTGEHYETFKKDFNNLVNSLLEEKS from the coding sequence ATGAAGAAAATTTGGCTTTTATTATGCCTTCCGGCATTTATCTTCGGCACACAACTGGAAAAATGGGATCTGGAGCCAGGCGTCTGGCAAGCCAGTCTGCATAGAAAAGACGGCGCGGATATCGTTTTCAACTTCGAAGTAAAGGATAGCGCACGCAAAAAACTGATCTACGTACTGAACGCCAACGACCGCCTGCTGGTGGATGATGTGAAAGTCCAGGGCGATTCCGTATTTATCAAAATGCCTTTTTTTGACTCCGAGTTCAGGGCTTCTTTCACTAAAGGAGGTCAGATCCAGGGTAGCTGGATACGTCACCTGGCAGACAGGGACGTGAGCATTCCATTTACAGCCGCACACAACGTAAAACAACGTTTTGAACAACATACACCTGCCAAAGGTAATGTAACAGGCCGTTGGTCTACCTGGTTCACTTCTCCGGGAAAGAGCGATTCTTCCTTTGCGGTAGGTGAATTCAGACAGCAAGGCAATACCGTACATGGTACTTTCCTGACATCTACCGGTGATTACCGTTTCCTGGAAGGTATTGTAGACGGTGATACACTGAAACTCTCCACTTTTGACGGTTCGCACGCGTACTATTTCACCGCCCTGGTAAAAGACAATTTCCTGGAAAACGGGGTGTTTTATGCTGGTATTGGTGACGGAAAAGAGGAATGGACCGCTGTGAAGGATGATAAGGCTGCACTGCCGGATGAAACTTCACTGGCTGCTGCAAAACCAGGTAGTGGCCGCCCGAATTTCTCTTTCCCGGATATCAATGGTAAGAAAGTAAGTTTCAGCGACAAACGCTTCGAAAATAAAGTAGTGGTGATCACGATCATGGGTTCCTGGTGTCCAAACTGTATGGACGAAACAGGTTTCCTGTCAGAATGGTATAAATCGAATAAGGCACGTGGCGTAGAAGTGATCGGCCTGTCTTACGAGCGTACGACTGATTTTGCAAAATCACAGAAAGCGTTGCAGGGTTTCCTGAAAAGGTTTGATGTGAATTATCCTGTATTGATTACAGGCGTTACTGTCAGCGATCCGGAAAGAACGGAAAAAACCATTCCACAGATCACTAAGATCAAAGGTTTCCCGACAACTATCTTCATCGATAAAAAAGGAAATGTAAGAGAAGTACACACCGGATTCTCTGGTCCGGGTACAGGTGAACACTATGAAACTTTCAAGAAAGATTTCAATAATCTGGTAAACAGTCTGCTGGAAGAAAAATCATAA
- a CDS encoding VOC family protein, translating to MIQLNLVVIKTSRQEEQVRFYSTIGITFESHRHGNGPYHYAATLDGLTFEIYPLPKGTTEPDTTTRLGFTVENLNNTLQRLEELGVETVQAPASTEWGYAAVVKDPDGRRIELVEQLIK from the coding sequence ATGATACAATTAAACCTGGTAGTTATTAAGACCAGCAGACAGGAAGAACAGGTCAGATTCTACAGCACAATAGGCATTACATTCGAATCGCATCGCCATGGCAACGGACCTTATCACTATGCAGCCACGCTGGACGGACTGACCTTTGAAATCTACCCTTTACCAAAAGGCACAACTGAACCCGATACCACCACCCGACTGGGATTTACCGTGGAAAATCTGAATAACACCCTTCAGCGCCTGGAAGAACTGGGAGTGGAAACCGTGCAGGCGCCTGCCAGTACGGAATGGGGATATGCCGCTGTGGTAAAGGATCCTGACGGCCGCCGCATCGAGCTGGTGGAGCAATTAATAAAATAA